One Perca flavescens isolate YP-PL-M2 chromosome 5, PFLA_1.0, whole genome shotgun sequence genomic window, tatttattgtttgGTCTTGTTTAACCGTCAGAACTGATTCTAGAGACTTGAAGttattttattcatgttttagtTCTGGGTATGCTTTTCCCCTCTCACCATATGTTCATTGTTAGTTTTGGTAGGTGGTGCAAAGTTGCCATTTAAGTTTTAGGTTTATGTTCTGCCGGGTCATTTTTGGACACAAATTTATCTCTGATGCATTCTGGGAACTTTTTAAGTTATTGGGATGACTGAATAAACTTTCTGTTAAAATGCCAGGgtatgcttttatttatttattcattattgaCAAAACACTTGCCGTTCAGCGAGGGGTAAAGTTTTTGGATACATTCTCAGGTAATGCTTATTTTATCCTGTAGGGAGAGATATAATCAAGGCCATCACAGATTTGCACccatacaatatttaaaaatatttcttaATCCGGTAGCTAGGAGGCACTTTAAGTTTTCTTTTGAAGTTGTTTGCTCTTTACAGGAAACTCGTTTCTCAGGTTCCTGTAGAGCAgcattgtctttttatttttaatttttttgaccACGACACAGTCTACCAGCTCTGTGATTGGTCGTTCACACGTCAATCACTTGCGCTAGTcgagaaaaaaaagactgcgTTGGGTTTGCGATTTGACATAAACTGAGTCGTGATCATCCGGTCGAGCCGTGGGTGGATAGCCGTCCATATTTACCTTCGCTGAGATTATTGTCGTGCCAGCTTGCTGAGGGGCTACGTGGACGAGTGCTGTTCGCCGCTTTGGGGGTAACGTCTGTCGCTTGTTTTtcgacgtgtgtgtgtgtgttacccagAAGCGACCCGGACAGTGGGGATATCCCCTGATTGTTTGGCCGAACAAGAGACCGAACGTCGTTTTCCATGGCTAACAAGCGAATAAGCTAGCTAACCGCAGCACGGCGTAACGGGTGGGGGTGGATGTCTATAGGTCGGCCCTTAGGAAGCGAATATAAATAACGTCTCTGCAGTGTGTTGTGGAACAATGACCGACACAGGATGCAGATCTAATGGAGACGAGCTTCTCGGAGGGGAAGACATGTCAGTGGGTGGGTATCGGCTGAACGATCAATAAAGAGGTGTAAagtaacgttagttagctagctagttggtTAGCTGAATTAATCAAGGAAGTTGACTAGCCTTGCTATCTGCTATCTATCGACAAATGCACTACTGTACCAAGGGTCGTCTCAGACGTTTGAGTTATTAATATATTTAGAGTTTCACACAACAGGCTGGTGATGCCAATTTTTAAAGCCGTAGATTAGAAAGACAATTTGCCGTGGGCTTTTAACCAAaaaggtagctaacgttagtgagTTGGCGCTTGTAAACAAAGAGTCCCGAGATCCACCTGGCCACAGCAACGTTACACCTCGAGTAATCGTTGACCGATTGTTTCACGGACATAGttgactttttatttaacagtgaAACTAACGCTCAGAGATGGATTTAAAGACAGCAGTATTTAACGCAGCCAGGGACGGTAAGCTCCGGCTGCTACAGAAACTGTTGGAGAACAAAGATGGACACGAGGTGACCAAGTTGATGGGCGAGAAGACAAACGGGGCCACCCCGCTCCTGATGGCCTCCCGGTACGGCCACCTGGACCTAGTGGAGTATCTGCTGGAGTGCTGCAGCGCGCCTGTCGAGGCCGGGGGCTCGGTGAACTTTGACGGGGAGACCATCGAGGGAGCGCCCCCTCTCTGGGCAGCCTCGGCGGCGGGTCACCTGAAGGTGGTGCAGTCCCTGCTGGGTCACGGAGCTTCTGTCAACAGCACGACCCTGACCAACTCGACACCCCTAAGGGCAGCCTGCTTTGACGGCCACCTGGACATTGTGAAATACCTGGTGGAGCACAAAGCTGACCTGGAGGTGGCCAACAGACACGGCCACACGTGTCTCATGATTTCCTGCTACAAAGGACACAAGGAGATTGCACAGTACCTGCTGGAGAGAGGGGCAGATGTCAACAGGAAAAGTGTAAAAGGTGAGTGGATGGCACACTCACAGCTATAAGCAACAGATAATACTAGTGGCCTTCTTTTATTGACCTGTCAATCTCTGACCATGAGAAAAGATGTGTACATTTCAACGTTCAATATGGTTTGAATTCCCTATTCCACAGTAGTGTTGCCAGACAAACGATACATCAAGGTGTTTCATGATGTCATAGCAACAATTTTGAGAAAATCCAAGAAAAAATGTTGATTTATATTGTGAACCGTTTAGTATCACTtagccagatcctcctccaaagcgtgctGAAGGAGgatctggctactccacatagcattcggggatgggaggaaaacgtgctctggtttattggcatttctttaaaccaatcagaatcgtcatgggtggtgctaaactccgcacagagccgcagCCAGATAGTCGAgcgaaaactccgattggacagatagtctagctagctgtcttaaTTTActatgcagagatctgaggaccagtcaacaatagtcctcataaatccaccgaatttataattccagcacaaagaaagtggaaggaaatggacaatacatgcatccggcggaatttcctgcagcaccggagcaatcccggaagtggaacgtgaaGGCTATAGACTATAAATGGGTAAAATACCCTCACCGGTGATTACACCCAGATATCTAAATAAGCATTTTGCAATAAGAAGTAAGGGTCAACAATATGAGATAATAGTCCAAGCATTTCCATGTTTTCATGTGATAAGACTAAACAGAATAACATGAACTTCTGGTTTCACAATGGAATGCTGAAGTAATGTATCATCTTGGACCAATTATGTGGGTGTGTCATAAGCTCTCCTTGgatgctatttatttttttaatacctgAAATCCAGTGTAGATCAGTTTTTTCTAGGGTATTTTATGAGATGATGGACCAAGCAGTTGGTTTGAATTCATGTTTGTTACAGTTTTCATggttatgaaaaaaaatatcaatttgTCCTTAGAAGCATCTCAAACCGTAGTCCACTTTTAACAATCTGTATGATTTGGTGTGTTTCAAATTATTACACTctcaaaatgtgtgtatatactacatATGTGGTGTTTTGTGTTAATCGTCATGCAGGACTCTCAAACTTGGAAACCGTAttggtttgtgcacatttgaCCCTTCAACTCCTACACTTCTATTGGTcagaactagggctgggcgaaatagagaaaatcagatatcaccatattcttcaccaaatacctcaatgtcgatattgggACGATATGGTAGgtttgacaattggtgctttaacaaaatagcTAAAAAATTAGATTTAAGATTATAATAATCAATGTGAATATActgactaagtggttaaaggcaaaacATAGAACAGCTTTTCAGTCTTAAGTTCAGaaaatcactttactgtaatgcagcctttaaaaccagaacaGAACAAACTTAAGCCATATTACGATGTTGAAACTTAAGACTatatctagtctcctatcacaatatcgatattgcccagccctagtcagtCAGCTGTTTTAGCTTATCATTGCCTTGCTGATTAACCCACATTCGGCGCATTCAGGGTTAACGCTGTTCATTCAGTTCAGCCGGAACACCTAAATCGAGACACTTAGTTCCTGAACAGTAGAAGAGCAGGAGGCAGGTGCTCTAATCTGTACAAACCAATGTATGTGCTTAATAAGTGAAGTCAATATAATGTGTGGTGATTGTGGTTGAAAGTACTCTTACTAGCCCAGGCCCTTTCCCATAACAGCTGAACCAACAGGAAGGGGTAGATGTGTAAAAATATTAGAATTAAAGTGGCAAATTTCCAAAAACAATAGATCTTGTGTTGATGGAGGAAGGCAAGCAAGTTAGGAAGAAAATGTTCCGGAGTCGGGACACTGCAAACACAGCTGATTTGAACTGCTTAAAATACAGTGGTCggctctctttctcccccaGACAAACCAACACTTAGTTTATTAAATTCCTTCAGTAAAAGACCTGAGGTGCCCTCCTCACTTCGGCTTAAGGTAGCCTCAATTCTGTTTGGAAGCGCATAATGAGTATTCAGACTAATCCCTGGCTTTGGAAAGGATTTCCAAAGTTTCTGGATGAACTTGTTTTGTTAGTGGAAGTGAATTCACCATCCAGACAAGCGAAGGTCAACATATTTCCTTCACTATGTTAAACTATTGAAGTTGTTGGAACATATTCCCGCACAAAAACTGTCACTGTCAACTCTAGTGGCAGCTGGTTTTGAGGGAGGTCCAAAAGAGCCATAGTGGCAAGTCTGACATGATGATGGAATAATATTCCTTTTGTCGCAAATGGTATACAATTTTTAATTGACTATATAATCACTAACAAATGTTATGCAATGTTAACCCGTCTCTAATAAACATGAGGAAAACCTGCCACCCTGCTGCCCCCAAGTTTTGTCAAgattaagagtaaaaaaaacaatctgatCAGTGTAGTTTTGGCAGACACTGCAGAGAATATAAATAATGGTTAATCCCTGACTAGGTTGGGTCTGCTTGAGTTGAGTTTCGGGCTTAACTTGAAGAAATGCAGTGATCGTGAACTTGGTCCTGGTTGGCCTCcctgaaataatatatttatcCTAATAATAAATATACCTTCAGTCTTTCCCTCAAAGCTTGCATTCAGCATCAGCACTAatcacaagtatactgtagaagctgacattttcattttgccTGTTCTCGGTGAGGAATTATCAAAACCTGAACACATGTTCTAGTAAAATGTGGTCCATTATGCGTTGATGGGTAATCCTTGGCAAGTGAGCGTATAACTAACAAATTACTTTGTGGCAGATCGGTCTGATCTGTAGCCATTTTCAATATATGTTCCAAAAGAAATTATAGTGCGCAGAGTAAACGGCTGCACTTCTAGCTTTGATGTAACTCTCTAGGTATCTATGTAGAAACAATAAGAACATTCGCTAACGTATTTATGATACTACATGTAATAGTATTTTAGTTAATAATGGCCAATTTTAAAACCAACCAGTAGCACAAAAACCATTTCTGTTTTATCAAAAATTCTGTGACTCAGCTGGTGTTTCTCAATGGTCGTACAGAATCAGTACAGGCCACAGTTGCCACCCCTCATCTGGCAGCGTGGATATACGATCTCCAATAAATGTATCTGCACATCATCTAGCATTACTTGTTTATGGTAACTACTTCTGTAGCAGAAAGTCACCATAAATTGCCAATTGTTCACAGGCAACACGGCACTTCATGACTGTGCAGAGTCGGGCAGTCTGGAGATCATGCGAATGTTACTGCAGTTTGGAGCATCCATGGAGCAAGACGGCTACGGCATGACCCCCCTGCTCTCTGCCAGCGTCACAGGCCACACTAACATCGTAGACGACCTGACGATGCACCAGCAGGTCAGAGTTTCTCTAGagtctgcatatgtgtgtgaggCTATGGTGTTTTCAATCTATTGAATATTTCTCTTGGAGCAATTTATGAAAAAATGATATTCTTTCTCCTACAGACAAGCCACACAGAGCGCATTGATGCCCTGGAGCTTCTGGGTGCCACATTTGTTGACAAGAAGAGAGATCTGCTCGGAGCTTTAAAATACTGGAAGAGAGCCATGGACCTCAGGTACATGGACGGTAACAACATCGTCCATAAACCAGAATCCAAGCAGCTGATCATGGCATATGACTACGCCAGGGAAGTGAGTATTAGTTTGAGTCTGTCTTTCCACCAGGCTCCACCCCAAAATAATTGCACATTGCATGCTCTTGAAATAGGTTTTATGACATGGACAAAATTTGTTAAAGGTAGCACAGAGTTTAGCAGCTTTTAAATAGAGTTGCGTCCCGAGACCCGGTGCCAATACTAGACCGGTTCCTAAACCGCTATCTACCAGACtgaatagcaatgcagatttcagtgccacttaaatgcctgcactATTCTCTGGTACTCCGAAACAGGCGTTTTAGGCAAccgaagcatcgctgcacgtgacgctagttaaaaCTAACATTGCAATTTAGTAGCAGGTAACCTTAGCCTACcattagtctatatcaacaacgttCCAcctctgggattgttcaggtgctgccggatattctgccagatgtcctttttaggccggatgtcccaCATTCCGCTTTCTTTTTGTTGGCATTCTAAGCTCCGGTAGATTTGAGGACTGTGGTTCACTGAGGTCTATACAGGGTTgatcgagacagctagctagactatcgtcgaatctgttgtttttttgttgtatgACTAatacaacttttgaacgtacacgttgcaccaaaacaagttccttctcaaggttattttgcagaggcaccgtcattgtgtccggtgcttagcgcctcccaagaagattgtgatttatttaaagaaatgccaataaaccatcatggaatgctttgtggactagccagaccctcctccacagcgctatggaggaaggtctggggGAATGCGAGactagcctaccattagctagtagctggataaaatacagttaaaatgctgactgcTAAATAGTCTTAACAGATGGTCctatttcactggaaaggattcAAACACCAGGACctacaacagtctgcagcctAGTTGCACTTTGAGACAACGTGACCACAGCTGTTGTTGGAGAAAAATCCCATCTGGGTCTTAATGTTGCATTCACTGGCAACTCGTAAGCTTATGGTGTAtttaaagttattgttaaatatcctgccatctagtggttcttctttttgtcGTTAACAGCAAttgactggtgaaataagttattattacatttttaaataaatcatttaaatttgaccatatggccttagcaataaccAAGCCTTaatcggttcaggcaccagtATCGGGGGACAAAAGATATCCAACCCTACTTTTAAATTCCCTGTGCACGAAAATCCCTTAAAGTCCCACTCTAGTCTTTTTTATCAAAGGCACAGGCTGcacatttttgctttttgctGTGAAGAAATGGAACAAAGAGAACCGGCTATTTAGGGCCATGCTTGAGCCAACACAAAAAAGGGTTTCAGGCACAaaggaaacaggaaaaaaatgctaaatacaAATGTAGtattatacaaacacacacacacacataacttaCTACAGCAGTCCAGTGTCAGGTCTTAAAACCATTATTTTTTGAAAAGCATGATTTCATCATACATGGAAACCGTGAATGGCTGCAACCTGCCATTGTCTTGACCTTTTCTAATCCTCTTTCTAGGTAACAAACGGAGAAGAGCTGGATGGGCTGATATCTGACCCGGACGAAATGCGCATGCAGGCACTGCTCATCCGTGAAAGAATCCTCGGCCCACAACATCCAGACACGTCTTATTACATCCGTTACAGAGGTGCTGTCTACGCTGACTCTGGGAACTTTG contains:
- the fem1c gene encoding protein fem-1 homolog C, with the protein product MDLKTAVFNAARDGKLRLLQKLLENKDGHEVTKLMGEKTNGATPLLMASRYGHLDLVEYLLECCSAPVEAGGSVNFDGETIEGAPPLWAASAAGHLKVVQSLLGHGASVNSTTLTNSTPLRAACFDGHLDIVKYLVEHKADLEVANRHGHTCLMISCYKGHKEIAQYLLERGADVNRKSVKGNTALHDCAESGSLEIMRMLLQFGASMEQDGYGMTPLLSASVTGHTNIVDDLTMHQQTSHTERIDALELLGATFVDKKRDLLGALKYWKRAMDLRYMDGNNIVHKPESKQLIMAYDYAREVTNGEELDGLISDPDEMRMQALLIRERILGPQHPDTSYYIRYRGAVYADSGNFERCINLWKYALDMQQSNLDPLSPMTASSLLSFAELFSFMLQDRAKGLLGTSVSFEDLMGILSKSVLEIERAVKQNGPMPPDPAQLSKALSIILHLICLLEKVPCTAEQDHFKKETIYKFLKLQPCGKNGYSPLHLAVDRNTTCVGRYPVCKFPSLTVASILLECGADVNSRDEDDNSPLHIAASNGHPDIMNLLISCGTHFDSTNAFKQTACDLLDEKELPRNIIQPINHTTLQCLAARAIVKHSLVYRGNIPEKLEAFVLLHR